TGTTGCGGCTGCTATCGGCGAACATTCAGATATTTACAGTTCAGTGCTCTCCGGTCAGTTTGACGCGGATCGTCTGGATTACATGCAGCGAGACAGAATGATGACTGGTACCAATACTGGCAATGTTGACTTGGAATGGCTGTTTTCAAATATAGAGATAGAAGAGGTCGAATTTTCCGCGGATGAAGAGACTGTTTATAAGGCTGACGCCATGGTTCTTAATCCTAAAGGTTTGTTGGCTGCGGAAGCTTATGCTCTAAATCTCTTTCAACTGTATCCTACGGTCTATTACCATAAGACCACGCGCTGTATGGAAAAAATTTTTACTGAACTGATGTACCTGCTGATTTCGAGAATCAGGGATACATCCAACATGGGGCTGAGGATTTCCCCAAATCATCCAATCTGTAAGTTTGTTAAAGATATGAACTCATGGAGATCGTCGCTTCTTCTTGATGATACTGTAATATTGGGCATGCTGGAACAGCTCCGCGGTGCTGACGATAGAAATATAAGAGAACTATCAGAGCGGTTGTATAATAGAAAACTTTTTAAATCGATAAAAATGCCGATAAAAGATATTTTAATTAAGAATAATATAAAAAAGAGAGATCAGAATAAAGAAGATGTCGTAAAAAGGTTTTTTAACAAGGCATATCCAGATTTATTATCTGATATGAAGGAATGGAATGACGAACATCCGAACGTAAGTGATAAAATATTTATGGATATGGTGCAGCGTGGTTCTTATAACAATCCTAAAGCAAATCGTAGCCGCTCCAATCAAATTTTGGCGGTAGGCGAAAAACAGAAGATTGTGTCGCTCACGGATATTTCTGATGTCGTCAAGAGTATCGGCCCTTTTATCGAAATTAGGGGCTACGTCAGTGAATATGGCGGCGATGCGGAAAATTACCTGAAAGATAGAGTTAAGAATTATAGAAAAACGGAGGTGGCCTGATGCAGCTAAAAGATGACGCAATGCTGATCGCGCGGCTGATTAAGACCGTTGGTGGAAAACTGGTCGGCCGGATAAGGCTTCAAAAGACTATGTATATATTACAGGCGGCAGGACTGGATTCTAATCTTGTCTACCAATATTATCATTACGGACC
Above is a window of Cloacibacillus sp. DNA encoding:
- a CDS encoding HD domain-containing protein, with translation MKQPGFSEFVYPGATHTRFSHSLGVFHLARRLTEIIDVKLKKRGSPTSNSAEKDAALCAALLHDLGHGPFSHAFEEVGKRFQLASVNHESITDKLIREGEIGAILDRYYKGFSRNVAAAIGEHSDIYSSVLSGQFDADRLDYMQRDRMMTGTNTGNVDLEWLFSNIEIEEVEFSADEETVYKADAMVLNPKGLLAAEAYALNLFQLYPTVYYHKTTRCMEKIFTELMYLLISRIRDTSNMGLRISPNHPICKFVKDMNSWRSSLLLDDTVILGMLEQLRGADDRNIRELSERLYNRKLFKSIKMPIKDILIKNNIKKRDQNKEDVVKRFFNKAYPDLLSDMKEWNDEHPNVSDKIFMDMVQRGSYNNPKANRSRSNQILAVGEKQKIVSLTDISDVVKSIGPFIEIRGYVSEYGGDAENYLKDRVKNYRKTEVA